Proteins encoded in a region of the Solanum dulcamara chromosome 9, daSolDulc1.2, whole genome shotgun sequence genome:
- the LOC129903889 gene encoding 50S ribosomal protein L9, chloroplastic → MASWGSSSCLHNYSLTKIPTSEAVKLSERTSILTIVSQKKTKKVRKIILKEDITQLGKKGELLDVKAGFFRNYLLPLGKAQIVTPALIKEMKMEDEKIEAEKQRVKDEAQQLARIFETVGAFKVKRKGGKGKQIFGSVTAQDLVDIIKAQIQRDVDKKIVTLPEIRETGEYIAELKLHPEVTARVRLTVYAN, encoded by the exons ATGGCGTCATGGGGTTCATCTTCTTGCCTCCACAATTACAGCTTAACCAAAATCCCAACTTCAGAAGCAGTGAAATTATCAGAAAGAACTTCAATTTTAACAATTGTGTCTCAGAAAAAAACCAAGAAAGTACGAAAG ATAATACTGAAAGAGGATATTACACAGTTGGGGAAAAAGGGAGAGCTTTTGGATGTTAAAGCTGGATTCTTTAGGAATTATTTGCTACCATTAGGCAAAGCTCAAATTGTGACACCTGCACTTATCAA GGAAATGAAGATGGAAGATGAGAAAATTGAGGCTGAAAAACAACGG GTGAAAGATGAGGCACAACAGCTTGCTCGAATTTTTGAAACTGTTGGAGCCTTCAAGGTGAAGCGTAAGGGTGGGAAAGGAAAGCAAATCTTTGGAAG TGTCACTGCCCAGGATCTTGTTGATATTATAAAAGCGCAGATACAGAG GGACGTGGACAAGAAAATTGTCACTCTGCCTGAGATTCGAGAAACCGGAGAATATATTGCTGAATTGAAGCTGCATCCAGAAGTTACAGCTCGAGTAAGGTTGACGGTGTACGCCAATTGA
- the LOC129903177 gene encoding zinc finger protein ZAT5, with product MEVCQNFTDRSCAFKGKRTKRSRPSSPLCPTGRTTTVATSSSSIAGGSDDDGGGDFYNSTIQYSSPTTSTTQFSTTSTSEEDEDMANCLILLAQSGCGQKVQDVSEVKKEKISSRKFTEMATCTNGKAGFYVYECKTCNRTFPSFQALGGHRASHKKPKTIVEEKKSVTINTDTAATPTTHDSHDHHLENDHEQGRLNRISTTHSNQITVNNKTKIHECSICGSEFSSGQALGGHMRRHRPPPTTMITASNVSESSSCYHDEKTTRNVLSLDLNLPAPPEDDHKFEQSLVFSAAPLVDCYY from the coding sequence ATGGAAGTTTGTCAAAACTTCACCGATCGTTCGTGCGCTTTCAAAGGAAAGCGCACTAAGCGATCGCGACCATCTTCCCCGCTGTGTCCAACGGGGAGAACGACGACCGTCGCTACCAGCAGCTCATCGATAGCTGGTGGTAGCGATGACGATGGTGGGGGTGATTTTTACAATTCAACAATTCAATATTCATCACCAACCACTTCTACTACTCAATTTTCAACAACTAGCACATCTGAGGAAGATGAAGATATGGCTAATTGTTTAATTCTATTAGCACAAAGTGGATGTGGCCAGAAAGTACAAGATGTAAGTGAAGTTAAAAAGGAGAAAATCAGCAGCAGGAAATTTACAGAAATGGCCACTTGTACAAATGGAAAAGCTGGTTTTTATGTCTATGAATGCAAAACTTGCAATAGAACTTTCCCTTCATTTCAAGCACTTGGTGGACACAGAGCAAGTCACAAAAAGCCCAAAACCATAGTGGAAGAGAAAAAATCTGTCACTATCAATACTGACACTGCTGCTACTCCTACAACTCATGATTCACATGATCATCATCTGGAGAATGATCACGAACAAGGGCGTCTCAATAGAATTAGTACAACTCATTCAAACCAAATAACTGTCAACAACAAAACCAAAATCCACGAGTGTTCAATATGTGGATCGGAGTTTTCATCAGGACAAGCTTTAGGCGGTCATATGAGAAGACACAGACCACCTCCTACGACGATGATAACTGCAAGCAATGTTTCAGAATCATCGTCATGCTATCATGACGAAAAAACTACAAGAAATGTTTTGTCTCTTGATCTTAATTTGCCAGCACCACCAGAAGATGATCACAAATTTGAACAAAGTCTAGTTTTCTCTGCAGCCCCTTTGGTTGATTGCTATTACTAA